A portion of the Lolium rigidum isolate FL_2022 chromosome 1, APGP_CSIRO_Lrig_0.1, whole genome shotgun sequence genome contains these proteins:
- the LOC124665968 gene encoding peroxidase 4-like: MSFSKGSWVALALLLFAALVSSVNGDHKLSARYYDKTCPNVQRIVRTVMANTVARDPTVSPAILRLFFHDCFVNGCDASVLLDSTPFFQSEKDAVPNTSVRGYEVIDEIKSVLEHDCPATVSCSDIIALASRDAVGMLGGPSWIMPLGRKDSRTADMYGAENLPTPHDNFTALVSTFRERGLNARDMTALSGAHTVGMANCENYRDRVNDNVDIDASFAETRRKTCPAGDSEGGMAPFDEQTPMRFDNAYYKDLIARRGLLSSDQTLYGAGGRQDALVEMYIKKGEMFTRDFAKAMVKMGNISPSEKTPMEVRLNCRMVNW; encoded by the exons ATGTCCTTCTCCAAGGGCTCTTGGGTCGCACTTGCCTTGCTCCTCTTCGCTGCTCTCGTGTCCTCCGTCAATGGCGACCACAAGCTCTCCGCCAGGTACTACGACAAGACGTGCCCCAACGTGCAGCGCATCGTTCGGACAGTCATGGCGAACACGGTCGCCCGAGACCCGACGGTGTCACCCGCCATCCTTCGCCTCttcttccacgactgcttcgttAAC GGATGCGATGCTTCTGTTCTTCTGGATAGCACACCCTTCTTCCAGAGCGAGAAGGATGCGGTGCCGAACACTTCCGTCCGCGGCTACGAGGTGATCGACGAGATAAAATCCGTGTTGGAGCACGACtgcccggccaccgtctcctgcTCCGACATAATCGCCCTCGCTTCCCGCGACGCCGTCGGCATGCTCGGAGGGCCCAGCTGGATAATGCCACTCGGCCGCAAGGACTCACGCACGGCGGACATGTACGGCGCCGAGAACCTCCCGACCCCACATGACAACTTCACCGCGCTCGTCTCCACGTTCAGAGAGCGTGGCCTCAATGCTCGCGACATGACTGCGCTCTCCGGCGCGCACACGGTCGGGATGGCCAACTGCGAGAATTATAGAGATCGCGTCAACGACAATGTCGATATCGACGCCTCCTTCGCCGAGACAAGGCGGAAGACATGTCCGGCTGGTGATAGTGAAGGTGGCATGGCGCCGTTTGACGAACAAACACCCATGAGATTTGACAATGCCTATTACAAGGATCTGATAGCGCGGCGTGGCCTTCTCAGCTCTGACCAGACGCTCTACGGCGCGGGTGGGCGGCAAGATGCTCTCGTGGAGATGTACATCAAAAAGGGTGAGATGTTCACGAGGGACTTTGCCAAGGCCATGGTAAAGATGGGTAACATATCGCCATCCGAGAAGACACCGATGGAGGTTAGACTCAACTGCAGGATGGTCAACTGGTGA